Part of the Georgenia sp. TF02-10 genome, AGCGCGAGCTCTACGACTGGCTGGTCGCGCACGGCGAGGGGGTCCTCACCGGCGACTCCTTCTTCCACCTCTCGGCCTACGGCGAGACCCTGCCCGGCCTGAACCTGTGCGGCGCCGGACGGGTGGTCTGCCTGATCGACCCGGTCGGCGACGTCTACGCCTGCCCGTTCGCGATCCACGACGAGTTCAAGGCGGGCAACGTCATCACCGACGGCGGCTTCCAGCACGTCTGGCGCCACGCGGACCTCTTCACCGAGCTGCGCGTGCCCCAGCAGGGCGGGGCCTGCTCGACCTGCCAGCTCTTCGGCTCCTGCCGCGGCGGGTGCATGGCCGCCAAGTTCTTCACCGGCCTCCCGCTCGACGGGCCCGACCCCGAGTGCGTCCGGGGCTTCGGGGAGGAGCTGCTCGGCTCCCGCGCCGACACCGCCCAGCTGCCCCGGCCGACCGGGGACCACAGCCACCGCACTGCACCGCCGCGGCCGCGGACGAAGAGCCGCCCGGTGCCGGTGACGATCGGCCGGACCAACCCCGGCCGGCCGCCGGTCAGCGCGTGCGAGGAGAACCCGCTCGCCGGCTTCACCCCGGACCGGCCCCCGGTGGGCGCCTGCGGGGAGAACCCCCTCGCCGGCTTCGCCCCGGACCGTCCGCCGGCCGGCGCGAGCCTCGGCCCGCTGGCCGGGACGACGGCGGCCCCGTCCGACGGCGGCTGCGGCTGCGGTGCCGGCGGGTGCGGCTGCGGCTGACCGCCCCCACCCCCCGCCCGGGCACGAGCCCGGGCGGTTGACGACCGAGTCAAGGAGGACAAGGACGATGGCAGGACGAGTCGAGGGCAAGGTTGCGTTCATCTCCGGCGGTGCCCGCGGTCAGGGGCGCAGCCACGCCGTGCGCCTGGCCCAGGAGGGCGCCGACATCATCACGTTCGACATCTGCAAGGACGTCGAGCACGTCCCCTACGCCGGGCCGACCGCTGAGGACCTCGCGGAGACCGTCCGCCAGGTGGAGGCGCTCGATCGCCGCATCATCGCCCGCGAGGCGGACGTGCGGGACTTCGACGCCATCAAGGCGATCGCCGAAGAGGGCTTCGCCGAGCTCGGCCGCATCGACATCGTCTCCGCCAACGCGGGCATTTCCGGCGAGATGGCGGAGGCCGACGTCATGTCCGAGGGCGGTTGGCAGACGATGATCGACATCAACCTCACCGGCGTGTGGCACACCGTGAAGGCGGCGATCCCGCACATCAAGGCCGGCGGCAACGGCGGATCGATCGTTCTCACTAGTTCGCTCGCAGGCCTCAAGGGCATGGGCAACATCTCGCACTACGTCTCGGCCAAGCACGGTCTGGTCGGCCTCATGCGGTCCCTCGCCATCGAGCTCGCCCCTCACAACATCCGCGTCAACTCGATCCACCCCACCCAGGTGGACACGCCGATGATCATGAACGAGGCCACGAAGAAGCTCTTCCGGCCCGACCTGGAGAGCCCGACTGACGAGGACTTCGCGGCGACGTCGCAGGCGATGAACTCGCTGCCGATCCCATGGGTGGAGCCCGTGGACATCTCCAACGCGCTGCTCTTCCTCTCCTCTGAGGAGGGGCGGTACATCACGGGCGTACCGCTCGCCGTCGACGCAGGCGCCGGCCTGAAGTCGGTCGTCTACTAGCACGGGGCATCCCGGACCGTGCGACCGTCATCGGCCGCCGATCAGCCCACGGACCGGCGGCCGATGGTCGATCACATCCGAGTTCACCACCGATCAAGACGAAGGAGTCGCACATCATGGCTGGACGAGTAGCAGGCAAGGTCGCGTTCATCTCCGGCGCGGCACGGGGCCAGGGACGGAGCCACGCCGTTCGACTCGCGGAGGAGGGCGCGGACATCATCGCGTTCGACATCTGCAAGGACGTGGAGACCAACCAGTTCCCGGGACCCACCCCCGAGGACCTCGCCGAGACGGTCCGGCAGGTTGAGGCGCTGGACCGCCGGATCATCGCTCGCGAGGCCGACGTCCGGGACTTCGATGCCGTGAAGGCCGTGGCGGACGAGGGCTTCGCCGAGTTGGGCCGCGTTGACATCGTCGCCGGCAACGCCGGCATCACCGGCGAGCTGGCGCAGGCCGACGTGATGTCGGAGGTCGGCTGGCAGACCATGCTCGACGTCAACCTCACCGGTGTCTGGCACACCGTGAAGGCGGCCGTGCCGCACCTCAAGGCCGGCGGCAACGGGGGATCGATCATCCTCACGAGCTCGACGGCGGGCATCAAGGGGTACGAGAACCTCTCGCACTACGTGGCGGCGAAGCACGGCGTCGTCGGTCTCATGAAGTCGCTTACCCTCGAGCTGTCCAGGGAGAGCATCCGGGTCAACACGATCCACCCCACGAGCGTCGACACGGACATGATCCAGAACGAGGCGTTCTACCAGCTCTTCCGGCCCGATCTGGACAACCCGGGCAAGGAGGACCTCCGGGAAGTCATGCTCGGCATGAACGCCCTCCCGGTCCCGTGGGTCGAGGCGATCGACATCTCCAACGCGCTGCTCTTCCTCGCCTCCGACGAGGCCCGCTACATCACGGGCATGGAGCTCAAGGTCGACGCCGGACAGCTGACCAAGTAGCCAGCCACCACTGATCGAGACAAGAGGAGTCAAACACCATGGCGGGACGCATGGACGGCAAGGTCGTCTTCATCACGGGCGCCGCGCGCGGGCAGGGTCGGAGCCACGCGCTCCGCCTCGCCGAGGAGGGCGCTGACATCATCGCGGTCGACATCTGCGAGGCGATCCCGGGGGTGACGGCCTATGAGGGCGCGACGGAGGAGGACCTCGCGGAGACCGTCCGCCAGGTCGAGGCGCTGGACCGGCGGATCGTCGCCGAGCAGGCCGACGTCCGCGACCTAGCCCGCCTCAAGGAGGTCGCGAGCACCGGAGTCGCCGAGCTCGGCGGCCGTCTGGACGGCATCGTCGCCAACGCGGGCATCGACATCTTCAACCACTGGCAGGACTTCACGGAGGAGGAGTTCCGCACGACGATCGACATCAACCTCGTCGGGGTGTGGCACACGGTCATGGCGGCCGCACCGACGATGCTCGAGGCCGGCAACGGCGGGTCGATCGTCCTGATCTCCTCGGCGAACGGCATCAAGGCCGGTCCGTTCAACGTCGCCTACAACGCGTCGAAGTTCGCGGTGACCGGCATGGCGAAGTCCTTCGCCCAGGAGATGGGCAAGGACCGTATCCGGGTGAATTTTATCCACCCCGGTCCGGTGGACACCCACATGGGGCAGGTCCTCACGGCGTTCGAGAAGCTGGCAGACGACAACCCGGGCATCGTGTCAATGCTCAACACCTGGCTGCCGGACACGTTCATGCAGCCGCGCGAGATCTCGAACGCGGTGCTCTATCTGCTGTCCGACGAGTCGTCGTTCACGACCGGCCTGTCGATGGCGGTCGACGCCGGCATGTCGCAGTACTGACCTCCACCAACCACGAGAACAGCAGAGGCGAGGACCAGGATGAGCACGCAGTCCACCGGCATACGCGACACCGGGTACGTCACGCGCGTGCGGGCGCACATCCGGGAGCGCGTCGTCGGTCGGGAGCACGAGCTCGACCTGGTCCTCGCCGCGGTGGCGGCCGGACGGGACATCCTCCTCGAGGGGCCGCCCGGCACGTCGAAGTCCACGCTCTTGCGCGCGATCGCCGAGGAGTGGGGGATCCCGTTCGTGCTGGTCGAGGGCAACGCCGACCTCACGCCGTCGAAGCTCATCGGCGGCCACGACCCCGCGCGTGTGCTCCGGGAGGGCTACCGGGACGAGAACTTCGTCGACGGCCCGCTCGTGCGGGCCATGCGCGAGGGCGGCTTTCTCTACATCGAGGAGTTCAACCGGGCCCCCGACGACACCATCAACACCCTCCTGACGGCGATGGCCGAGCGCGAGGTGACCGTCCCGCGCGTCGGCACGGTCACCGCGCTGCCGACGTTCCGGGTCATCGCCACTATGAACCCCTACGACAACGTCGGCACCACTCGTCTGTCCTCCTCCGTCCACGACCGGTTCAACCGGCTCGTCGTCGACTACCAGGACGCAGCCTCGGAGCGGGAGATCGTCGCCCTGCGCACGGGCTTCTCGCCCGACGCCGACGTCGACGCGGGCTCGAGCATTTCGGCGGATCTCGCCGCCGTGCTCGTCACGGACGCGGTCGCCCTCACGCGCGCGACCCGCGACCACGAGAACACCCGCCAGGGCAGCTCCGTGCGCGGCGCGATCGACCTCGCCCTCGTCGCCGCCCAGCTGCTCGCCCTGCGCGGCATCACCAGCCCCGGCGACGGTCGGGTGACCGCCGAGGACACCCCGCGCCGGCGCTACGCCGAGTCGATGCGGGATGCCGCGCTCGTCGCCCTGTCCGGCCGCATCCACGTCGACGAGGCCGCTGCGACCACCCCGGAGAGGGTCATCCACCAGATCTGGGAGGACCACTTCATCCTCCTGCCTGCAGCAGCCGAGCCGGGATGAAGGGATGTCCAGGCCGACTCGCCGGTGCGTCGTCGGTCCGAGAAGTCACAGGTGCGCCCGCGCCGGTCCAAGGTGCTCGACCAGGAGCCCACGGTCTTCGAGCCCGCGACCGGTGAGGGCGGCGGACAGGTGCTCATCGCCACCGGGGGGAGTCGTGACAAGGCCGCCGCTCGCGCCAGGGGAACGGCGGCGCCGGGCGAAACCGGCGAGGAGGGTGCGGTCGTCGACCTCGCGGACCTCGACGAGGCCGCCGACGCCGACGCACTGCGACGCGCCCGCGAGATCGCCGCGGCACTCGCGATCCCACAGCCGCCGAGGCGGGCAACCGCACGGCGCGGTCTCGGCGACCTCGAATCGTTGCCCTTCGCCGGGGCCGCGGACGACATCGACCTCGAGGCGACGATCGACAACCTGGTCTCCAACCCCGTGCCCGACGCCCGCGACATCGTGGTGCGCGAGCGCATCCGGCAGCACCGGGCGGTCGTCCTCGTCATCGACGTCTCCGGCTCCATGCGCGGGGACCGCGTCCGATCCGCAGCGGCGGCCGTCGGTGCGCTCGTCGGTGAGCTTGTCCGCGACGACCTGGCCGTCATCGCCTTCTGGTCCGACGCGGCGATCCTCGCGCCCATGGGCCGGGGGGTGCCCGCCAACCAGATCCTCGACCTGCTCGTACGCATCCCGGCACGCGGACTCACCAACGTCGAGCTCCCCCTACGGCTCGCCCGCGACGAGCTCGCCAAGACCCTCGGTGCCGAGGGGCGGGTCCTGCTGCTTTCCGACTGCGTGCACAACGCCGGGCCCGATCCCCGGAGCGTCGCGGCGACCCTGCCGAGGCTGGACGTCCTGCTCGACACCTCGGGCGAAAAGGACGCGGAACTGGGGCGCGACCTGGCCCGGCTGGGGCGCGGCAGGCTGGAGACCGTCCGTACGCACCGGGACCTCCCCGCGGCCCTCTCCCGGATCCTGGGTCCGTGACCCCCGCCCCCTGACAATTGCCACTTGGCCCCTGACCCCACTAGCCGACCTGCCCCGGCTGCGCTCCGCCGCCGGGCACACGCACGGCGCGACGTCCGCGCCCTGACCAGAAGAGGACACCATCCATGGCCAACCCGTGGTTCGAGAGCGTCATCGAGGCGCGGCGCCGCGCCAAGCGCCGCCTGCCGAGCTCCGTCTACATGGCCCTCGTCGCCGGCTCCGAGCGCGGGAGCACCCTGCGCGACAACATCGGCGCCTTCGCCGAGCTCGGCTTCGCCCCGTTCGTGACCAACCTGCCGGCCGACCGCGACCTCTCGACGACGATCATGGGCCAGGAGGTCGCCTTCCCGGTGATGATCTCGCCCACCGGGGTCCAGGCCATCCACCCCGACGGGGAGGTCGCCGTCGCCCGCGCCGCCAACAACCGCGGCGCGGCGATGGGGCTCGGCGGCTTCGGCTCCAAGCCCATCGAGGAGGTGATCGCCGCCAACCCCAAGACCTTCTTCCAGACCTACTGGACCGGCACCAAGGACGCGATGCTGCACCGCATCGAGCGGGCCCGGGCGGCCGGGGCGAAGGGCCTGATCGTCACGCTGGACTGGACCTTCGGGTACGGGCGCGACTGGGGCAGCCCGGAGATCCCCCAGACGATGGACCTGAAGACGATCGTCAAGTTCGCCCCCGAGATCATCCTCGGCGGCAAGTTCGCCTACCTGATGGACTACGCCAAGACCCTGCGGCCGCCGGAGCTCACCGTGCCGAACATGCAGCTGCCCGGCCAGCCGGCCCCGGGGTTCTTCCAGGCCTACGGGGAGTGGATGCAGACCCCCCAGCCCACCTGGGACGACGTCGCCTGGCTGCGGCGGGAGTGGGGCGGGCCCTTCATGGTCAAGGGGATCACCCGGGTCGACGACGCCAAGGCCGCCGTCCAGACCGGCGCCACCGCCATCTCGGTGTCCAACCACGGCGGCAACAACCTCGACGGCACGCCCGGCACCATCCGGCTGCTCCCCGCGATCGCCGACGCCGTCGGGCACGAGGTCGAGGTGCTGATGGACGGCGGCATCCGCCGCGGGTCCGACGTCGCCAAGGCGCTCGCCCTCGGGGCCCGCGCCGTCCTCATCGGGCGCGCCTACCTGTGGGGTGTCGGCGCCAACGGCCAGGCCGGCGTCGAGAACGTCCTGGACATCATGCGCGACGGCCTCAGCGCCGCGATGCTCGGGCTCGGCAAGAGGTCGGTGCACGACCTCTCGCCCGCGGACCTGCTCATCCCGCCCGGCTTCGCCCGCACCCTCGGCACCCCCGAGGGCCACCTGTACGGCGCACCGTCGCTCGGCGCACAGGAGATGCACCCGTCCCACTGACGGGGCGCAGCAGATGTACCCACCCACCGACCGGGGCGCAGGAGACGCGCCCCACCCATTGACCGGGGCGCAAGAGATGTGCCCCACCGAATGAGAGCGAGAGGAAGCACCATGGGCAACAGCCTCGAGGGCAAGGTCGCCTTCATCACCGGAGCGGCCCGCGGCCAGGGCCGCGCGCACGCCGTCAAGATGGCCAGCGAGGGGGCGGACATCATCGCCCTCGACCTCGCCGGCCCCCTCCCCTCGGTCGTGTACGACTCGGCCACGCCCGAGGACCTCGCGGAGACCGCGCGCCTCGTGGAGGCGCAGGACCGCCGGGTCGTCACCGCGCAGGGCGACGTGCGTGACCTCGCCCGGCTGAAGGAGGTCGTCGAGCAGGGCATCGCCGAGCTCGGCCGGCTCGACATCGTGGTCGCCAACGCCGGCATCTGCCAGCCCGCCTCGTGGGACGAGATCACCGAGGAGGACTTCCGCAACACCCTCGAGGTGAACACCTTCGGCGTCTGGAACACCGTCATGGCCACCGCCCCGCACCTGGTGAGCGCCGGCAACGGCGGCTCGATCATCCTGACGAGCTCCTACGCCGGGAAGAAGATGCAGCCGTTCATGGTCCACTACACGGCGTCCAAGCACGCCGTCGTCGGGCTCACCCGCGCCTTCGCGGCCGAGCTGGGAGTACACAACATCCGGGTCAACTCCGTCCACCCCGGGGCGGTCGCGACCGGCATGACGGGCGACGCGATGATGGCGGCGATGGCCCGGGCTTCCCAGCGGAACCCGAAGCTGGACCAGATGGGCCAGACGTTCATCGAGCCCAACTGGATGGAGGCGGACGCCATCGCCGACGCGGTCGCCTTCCTGGCCTCGGACGCGGCCCGCAACATCACCGCCGAGCAACTGAGCGTCGACAAGGGCATGCAGCACTTCTGAGCGTCCCGGCTGGGCGTCCGCGCCCGGGCACCGCGCGTGCGGTGCCCGGGCAGCGGGCGGCCGGTGGGTGGCGGCAGGTGGCGTCGGCAGGCGGCCAGTGGGCGACGGCGGCCGGCGGGCGACGGCGGCCGGCAGGCGATGGCGGCCGGCGGGCGCGAGGTGATGCGGCGGCGGGCGACGGCGGCCGATGGACGGCCGGCGCCGTGGGCGAGCAGCGGCAGTGACAGCAGAACGGAGGCATCGTTTGCCGGTGGCGGAGCAGACCGGGACGACGGCGCGGCGGGGCCTACGGGCGCCGAGCGGCACGCTGCCCGCGGGCACCCGGGTCGCCTGGGACCGGCGCGCCCGGCTCCGGCAGGGCGGGGAGTTCGTGCTCGGCGGGGCGCCCTGGGGCGTCGTCCGGCTCACCCCGCCGGCGCAGCGCTTCGCCCGCCGCGTCCGCGACGCCGGCCCGGCGGGCCTCGTGCCCGCGGGCCCCCTCGAGCGCCGGGCGGCCGACCTCCTGCTCGACCGGGGCATCGTCCACCCCGTCGTCGCGCCCCGGCCGGCCGGGCCGGAGGTCACCGTCGTCATCCCCGCCCACGACCGCCTCGACCTGCTCGAGGCCTGCCTGCGCGGGCTCGGCGGCCTGGACGTCCTCGTCGTCGACGACGCCTCCCACGACGCCGACGGCGTCCGCCGGCTCGCCGAGCGGTACGGGGCACGGCTGGTCCGCCACCCCGTCAACCAGGGGCCGGGCGCCGCCCGGAACACCGGCCTGGCGCACACCGACGCCCCGGTGGTCGCCTTCCTCGACTCCGACTGCACCGCCGAGCCGGGCTGGCTCGACGGGCTGCTCCCCCACTTCGACGACCCCCGGGTCGGCGCCGTCGCGCCGCGGGTGCGCCCGCGGCACGCCGGCAGCTCCGTCCTCGGCCGGCACGAGGACGCCCGGTCCTCCCTGGACATGGGGCGTCACCCCGCGCTCGTCCGGCACGGCGCCATGCTCGGCTTCCTGCCCTCGGCAGCGCTCGTGGTCCGCCGCGACGCCCTGGCCGGCGGCGCCTTCGCGGCCGCGCTGCGGGTGGGCGAGGACGTGGACCTGGTGTGGCGGCTGGTCGACGCCGGGTGGCACGTCCGGTACGACCCGAGCGTGCGGGTCGAGCACGAGGCCCGGCTCCGCCCCCTCGCCTGGGCCCGGCGCCGCTACGAGTACGGCACCTCGGCCGCCGACCTCGACCGGCGCCACCCGGGCCGGCTGGTGCCGGTGCGGGTCTCCGCCTGGAACCTCGCCGCCGCCGCGCTCCTGCTGGCCGGCCGGCCGGCGCCCGCCGCCGTCGTCGCCGGCACCGCCGCCGCGCTGCTCGGGACGCGGCTGCGCCGGGCGGGCGGCCGGCCGGGCATGGCGGCGGCGATCGTCGCCAAGGGGTTCGCCGCGGACGCCCTCGCGGTCGGGCACGCGCTGCGCCGGGAGTGGTGGCCGGTGGGCTGGGCCGCCCTGCTGCTGGCCGGCCGGTCGCGGGTGGCCGCCGCCGCGGCCGTCAGCATGCTGGCGCCGCTGGTCCTGGAGCTGGTCACCGCCCGCCCGGCGGTCGACCCGCCCCGCTACGCCCTGCTCCGGCTCGTCGAGGACGCCGCGTACGGCAGCGGGGTCCTGGTCAGCGCGCTCCGCGGGCGCCGGGCGGGGCCGCTCCGGCCGGAGGTCCGCCTGCCGTTCCGGGGCGCGGGGCGCCGCGGCTGACCGACGGCGCGGCCGCCGTCGCCCCAACCTCTCCGCCCGGCCCCGACCCGTCCCGGCGTCGACCCCGGCCGGACTGTCCCGGCCCCGGCCCAGTCCTCGGCTCAGCCGGCCGCCCGCTCCGCCGCCTCCACCACGTTGGCCAGCAGCATCGCCCGGGTCATCGGCCCGACCCCGCCCGGCGTGGGTGACAGCCAGGACGCGACCTGGTCCACGCCGTCGGCCACGTCCCCCCGCAGCTGGGCCTTCCCGGTGGCCGGGTCCACGATCCGCGACATCCCCACGTCCAGGACGACGGCGCCGGGCTTGACCATGTCCGCGGTGATGATGCCCGGCTGGCCGGCCGCGGCGATGACGACGTCGGCGGCCCGCACGTGGGCGGCGAGGTCGGTGGTGCCGGTGTGGGTGAGGGTGACGGTGGCGTTGACGTCCTTGCGGGTGAGCAGCAGCCCGATGCTGCGGCCCACGGTGGTCCCGCGGCCGACGACGCACACGTCGGCGCCGGCCAGGTCGATGCCGTGCCGGGCCACCAGCTCCAGCACCGCCCGGGGGGTGCACGGCAGCGGGGAGGTGATCGGCTCGCTCAGCCGCAGCACCAGCCGGCCGAGGTTGGTCGGGTGCAGCCCGTCGGCGTCCTTGGCCGGGTCGATCAGCTCGAGCACCGCGCCGACGTCGACCCCCGGCGGCAGCGGCAGCTGGACGATGTACCCGGTGCAGGCCTGGTCGGCGTTGAGCCGGGCGACCGCCGCCTCGACGTCGTCCTGGGAGGCCGAGGCGGGCAGGTCCACCCGCAGGGAGGCGATACCGACCTCGGCGCAGTCCCGGTGCTTGCCGGCGACGTAGGCCCGCGACCCCGGGTCCTCCCCGACCAGCACGGTGCCCAGGCCCGGCCGCACCCCGCGGTCGGCGAGGGCCTGGACCCGCTGGGTGAGCTCGGCCTTGATGGTGGCCGCGGTGGCCCGGCCGTCCAGGACCCGGGCGGTCACTGCTGCAGGCCCGGGTACAGCGGGAAGGCGTCGGTCAGCCGCCGGACCCGGGCGCGCTGGGCCTCGACGTCGGTCCCGGCGCCCTGGACCAGGGTGGTGGCGATGATGTCGGCGACCTCGGCGAACTCCGCGGCGCCGAACCCGCGGGTAGCCAGCGCCGGGGTACCGATCCGCAGGCCGGAGGTCACCCGCGGCGGGCGGGGGTCGAACGGGACGGCGTTGCGGTTGACGGTGATGCCGGCGTCGTGCAGGAGGTCCTCGGCCTGCTGGCCGTCCAGGGCGGAGTCACGCAGGTCCACCAGGACGAGGTGGACGTCGGTGCCGCCGGTGACCAGGGCGACCCCGGCTCCGCGGACGTCGGGGGCGGTGAGCCGCTCGGCGATGATCCGGGCGCCCTCGACGGTGCGGCGCTGACGGTCGGCGAACTCCTCGCCGGCGGCGATCTTGAAGGCCACGGCCTTGGCGGCGATGACGTGCATGAGCGGGCCGCCCTGCTGGCCGGGGAAGACGGCGGAGTCGAGCTTCTTGCCGACGGCGGCCTTGTCCCGGGCGAGGAGGAAGCCGGAGCGGGGCCCGCCGAGGGTCTTGTGGACGGTGGAGGAGACGACGTCGGAGTGCGGCACCGGGCTCGGGTGCAGCCCGGCGGCGACCAGGCCGGCGAAGTGCGCCATGTCGGTCCACAGGTAGGCGCCGACCTCGTCGGCGATCTGCCGGAAGGCGGCGAAGTCGAGCTGGCGGGGGTAGGCCGACCAGCCGGCGATGATGACCTTGGGCCGCGCCTCCAGCGCCTTGGCCCGCACCGTCTCCATCTCGATCCGGTGGCTGCGCTCGTCCACCCCGTAGGCGGCGACGTCGTAGAGCTTGCCGGAGAAGTTGATCTTCATGCCGTGGGTCAGGTGCCCGCCGTGCGCCAGGGACAGGCCAAGGATGGTCTCCCCCGGCGTGGCCAGGGCGTGCAGGACGGCGGCGTTGGCCTGGGCGCCGGAGTGCGGCTGGACGTTGGCGTACTCGGCGCCGAAGAGGGCGGTGGCCCGTTCGATGGCGAGGTTCTCGGCGATGTCCACCTGCTCGCAGCCGCCGTAGTAGCGCCGTCCGGGGTAGCCCTCGGCGTACTTGTTGGTCAGCACCGAGCCCTGGGCCTGCAGGACGGCGCGCGGGACGAAGTTCTCGCTGGCGATCATCTCCAGCGTCTCGCGCTGGCGGGTCAGCTCGCCGTCGAGGACGGCGGCGATCTCCGGGTCGAGCTCGGCGAGGGGCTGGTCGGCGACGGTGGTGGTGCTGGGCTGGGTCATCGTTCCTCCACTGGTCGGTCACGCACCCGGTGCGTGCGCACTGCAGGTCGTGACCCTCGGCCCAGGCGGGCGACCTCGAGTCGGTCCGGATGCCGCTCCCCGGTGGTGACCCACCTGTGGCGCCAGTTGCGACGCGGGCGAGACTACCAGCGGGGGGCGGGCTCCACGGCGGTCGCCCGGCGGCGTCACCACCGGAACGAGGCAGCCGAGGCGGCATATGGGTGCTCGTGAATGGTGCCTGCCGCGTTCGCTGCCGCTGGCCGGCGGTAAGACTCACCCCTGACGAACGGGGGGCACCACCACGCTCGGTGGTCCGCTTGACCTTCACCGTAGGCCCCGGCCATACTCATGTAATCGATCTCATAAGAACGATTACATGACGATCGGCGGCCGCTTCGAGCTACCCAGCTAAGGGGTCGTGACGCTCGGGCAGGACAAGTCAGCGAGGACTGGATGGCGACGATCAAGGACGTTGCGAAGGCGGCCGGCGTCTCGACCGCCTCGGTCTCCCGCGTCCTCACCGGGCACCCCGCCTCCCCGACCATGCGCGAGCGGGTGCTCGCCGCCGCCGAGGCCCTGAGCTTCCGCCCGAACGCGGTCGCCCGCTCCCTGCGCAGCACCGGCACCCGGACAGTCGGCCTCGTCGTCTCGGACCTGCTCAACCCCTTCTTCACCGAGCTCGCCCGCGCCGTCGAGGACACTGCGCGGGCGGCCGGCTACTCCGTCATCGTCGGCAACGCGGACGAGGACCCGGGCCAGCAGGACCACTACATCCGGATCCTCCTCGAGCGGCAGGTCGACGGCCTCATCGTCGTGCCGACCGTCGAGACCTCCCCCCTGCTCCGCGAGGCGGCGGCGAACGACCACCACCTGGTGCTCGTGGACCGGCCGGCCGACGACGTGGACGCACCGACGATCCTCGCCGACGCCACCGAGGCCATCGGAGAGCTCGTCGACCACCTCGTCACCACCGGGCGACGCGACCCGGCCATCATCACGGGCCCGGTGCACGCCGGCACCGCCCGGCTGCGCCTCGAGGTCTTCCGTCAGGCCCTCGCCAAGCACGGCCTCGACCTGCCGGAGCGCCGGGTGCTCCACGGCGACTTCCGTTCCACGAGCGGCTACGCCGCCATGGAGCACCTCCTCGCCGATCCTGACCGCCCGGACGCTGTCTTCGTCACCAACGGCTCCATGGGGCTCGGCGTGCTCGAGGTGCTCGGGCGTCGGCGCGGCACCCCACCGGCCATCCCCGACGAGCTCGCCCTCGCCGTCTTCGACGACACCCCCTGGTTCACCTTGCTCGCGCCGAGCGTCACGGCCATCGCGCAGCCGACGGTGCACCTCGGTGAGCAGGCCACGCGCACGCTCCTCGCGCGCATCAGGGGCGAGGAGCCTCCGGCTGCGACGCCTGGCCTGCGCTGCCGCCTCGTCCTGCGCGAGTCCACCAACCCCAGGAGGAAGCCATGACCACCCCCTCCCCCGGACCCGAGCTGCTCCGGGTCGAGGGCCTCGTCAAGAGGTTCCCCGGCGTCGTCGCGCTCGACGGCATCTCCTTCGACCTGCGCGCCGGCGAGGTGCACGTCCTCCTCGGCGAGAACGGGGCCGGCAAGTCCACCTTGATCAAGTGCCTCACCGGGGTCTACCACCCGGACGAGGGGCAGATCTTCGTCGACGGCAGGCCCGTGACCATCACGACGGCTGCGCAGGCCGAGGTGCACGGCATCGCCACCATCTACCAGGAGTTCAACCTCGTCCCGCAGCTCTCGGTCGCCGAGAACGTCTCGCTCGGCCGCCAGCCGCGCCGCTTCGGGATCATCGACCGCAAGGCGATGGACCGCCGAGCCCGTTCGGCCCTGGAGCTGGTCGGTCTCGACGTGGACCTGCACCGCCCCGTCTCCACGCTCGGGGTTGCCCGCCAGCAGCTCGTCGAGATCGCCAAGGCGCTCAGCCTGGACGCCCGCGTCCTCATCCTCGACGAGCCGACCGCAGCCCTCACCGACGCCGAGGTTGACCGCCTGCTCGGCCTGATGGAAGACCTGCGCGAGAAGGGCGTGGGGATGATCTTCATCTC contains:
- the mftC gene encoding mycofactocin radical SAM maturase (MftC is a radical SAM/SPASM enzyme that catalyzes the first two steps in biosynthesis of the electron carrier mycofactocin from the terminal Val-Tyr dipeptide of the precursor peptide MftA.); translation: MTIAPPAPPAAPTPRPSLIDHFEKGLDSPICLTWELTYACNLSCSHCLSASGRRDPNELSTEQCKAVINELQRMQVFYVNIGGGEPTVRPDFWEIVEYATAHDVGVKFSTNGVRITPEAARQIADNGYIDVQISLDGATAEVNDAVRGPGSFDLAVRAMENLHAAGVEGFKISVVMTRHNIPQLDQFKALADRYNATLRITRLRPSGRGADVWDDLHPRPEQQRELYDWLVAHGEGVLTGDSFFHLSAYGETLPGLNLCGAGRVVCLIDPVGDVYACPFAIHDEFKAGNVITDGGFQHVWRHADLFTELRVPQQGGACSTCQLFGSCRGGCMAAKFFTGLPLDGPDPECVRGFGEELLGSRADTAQLPRPTGDHSHRTAPPRPRTKSRPVPVTIGRTNPGRPPVSACEENPLAGFTPDRPPVGACGENPLAGFAPDRPPAGASLGPLAGTTAAPSDGGCGCGAGGCGCG
- a CDS encoding mycofactocin-coupled SDR family oxidoreductase yields the protein MAGRVEGKVAFISGGARGQGRSHAVRLAQEGADIITFDICKDVEHVPYAGPTAEDLAETVRQVEALDRRIIAREADVRDFDAIKAIAEEGFAELGRIDIVSANAGISGEMAEADVMSEGGWQTMIDINLTGVWHTVKAAIPHIKAGGNGGSIVLTSSLAGLKGMGNISHYVSAKHGLVGLMRSLAIELAPHNIRVNSIHPTQVDTPMIMNEATKKLFRPDLESPTDEDFAATSQAMNSLPIPWVEPVDISNALLFLSSEEGRYITGVPLAVDAGAGLKSVVY
- a CDS encoding mycofactocin-coupled SDR family oxidoreductase, giving the protein MAGRVAGKVAFISGAARGQGRSHAVRLAEEGADIIAFDICKDVETNQFPGPTPEDLAETVRQVEALDRRIIAREADVRDFDAVKAVADEGFAELGRVDIVAGNAGITGELAQADVMSEVGWQTMLDVNLTGVWHTVKAAVPHLKAGGNGGSIILTSSTAGIKGYENLSHYVAAKHGVVGLMKSLTLELSRESIRVNTIHPTSVDTDMIQNEAFYQLFRPDLDNPGKEDLREVMLGMNALPVPWVEAIDISNALLFLASDEARYITGMELKVDAGQLTK
- a CDS encoding mycofactocin-coupled SDR family oxidoreductase — its product is MAGRMDGKVVFITGAARGQGRSHALRLAEEGADIIAVDICEAIPGVTAYEGATEEDLAETVRQVEALDRRIVAEQADVRDLARLKEVASTGVAELGGRLDGIVANAGIDIFNHWQDFTEEEFRTTIDINLVGVWHTVMAAAPTMLEAGNGGSIVLISSANGIKAGPFNVAYNASKFAVTGMAKSFAQEMGKDRIRVNFIHPGPVDTHMGQVLTAFEKLADDNPGIVSMLNTWLPDTFMQPREISNAVLYLLSDESSFTTGLSMAVDAGMSQY
- a CDS encoding MoxR family ATPase, whose protein sequence is MSTQSTGIRDTGYVTRVRAHIRERVVGREHELDLVLAAVAAGRDILLEGPPGTSKSTLLRAIAEEWGIPFVLVEGNADLTPSKLIGGHDPARVLREGYRDENFVDGPLVRAMREGGFLYIEEFNRAPDDTINTLLTAMAEREVTVPRVGTVTALPTFRVIATMNPYDNVGTTRLSSSVHDRFNRLVVDYQDAASEREIVALRTGFSPDADVDAGSSISADLAAVLVTDAVALTRATRDHENTRQGSSVRGAIDLALVAAQLLALRGITSPGDGRVTAEDTPRRRYAESMRDAALVALSGRIHVDEAAATTPERVIHQIWEDHFILLPAAAEPG